One window from the genome of Cryptomeria japonica chromosome 6, Sugi_1.0, whole genome shotgun sequence encodes:
- the LOC131048038 gene encoding DNA replication complex GINS protein PSF2, protein MAGQSDPQLSLFSAGEVEFLAEDEMTNIIPNVRMDALNMICGDFGPFRPQIPVKVPLWLAIALKKRGKCRIQPPDWMCVERLTQVLDSEREAPREFEPLPFHYVEISRLLFDYARDDIPDIYLVRSLIEDIRDVRFHKVETGLVLINSRNHGMKLKNLSAMEVNLVRPFMVRAFQAFDKHDSGDQQALDGNSQPTSIDRGKRRTLRPR, encoded by the exons GTTGAATTTCTTGCAGAGGATGAGATGACAAATATTATTCCTAATGTTCGGATGGATGCTTTGAATATGATTTGT GGAGATTTTGGTCCTTTTCGCCCTCAAATACCTGTCAAAGTTCCACTATGGCTGGCCATTGCACTAAAGAAACGTGGCAAGTGTAGAATACAGCCACCAGATTGGATGTGTGTTG AGAGGTTGACGCAAGTTCTAGATTCTGAGCGTGAAGCccccagagaatttgaaccatTGCCATTCCATTACGTGGAAATATCAAGACTGCTTTTTGACTA TGCACGCGATGACATACCAGATATCTACCTA GTCAGGTCATTAATAGAGGATATTAGGGATGTGAGATTTCACAAGGTCGAGACTGGTTTAGTGTTAATTAATTCAAGAAATCATGGAATGAAG TTAAAAAACCTTTCTGCAATGGAGGTAAATCTAGTACGCCCGTTTATGGTGAGAGCTTTCCAAGCTTTCGATAAACATGATTCTGGAGATCAACAAGCCTTAGATGGAAACAGCCAACCTACATCTATAGACCGGGGCAAAAGA CGTACGCTTCGACCTCGCTAA